CCTGCTAGTCGAGATGTGAATCATAAACATTGGAACTAAGGAGGTCGACAAGCATGTAAAACCGGACGTATAATATGAGATACATCAAGAACCACGCAGAAAGACATTGTCGCATTTTCTGGACATAAACCGTGTATCGTTTTGTGGTTATTTGCGGGTGAAGAGGAGTTCCATCATGGGGAACGAGGCGAGCCTAGAGGGTGGTGAAGGGTCGCTTTCTGAATTACCGGAGGGGATCTCAGCCGATGGGAAAGGTGGCTTCGTCCGGACGTCTACAGGAGAGAAAGCGGACCTTACTCATCTCAGCGAAGAGGAGAGAAGTCAACTTGCGGCCGCGATGTCAAGGGTGCCAGGCGGGTTGGCAGGATGTGGCAGGGATGCTGCGACTTCCAGGCAGGCTTTTAAGGCTTTGCAAATGCTCACTCTTGTGTCCGTGCACTCATGCGAGGAGAAGATATGTAATAATGGTATCGTGTGATGTGTGCAATGCAGCGTTGCTTATTAGAAGGACAGCGAAAAAGCTAAATAGATGTTCACACCCTTTCTTACTCGTGGGCGCTATTATATTGAGGTTATAAGTCAGTAACTGATATTCGTTCAACTCGATAATAAGCTGCGCAATTTCCCACAATAACGTAGCCTGCTATGAGAATCATTTTTACGATGGGTGCCTAAACCATATTCAGGCTGTAAAACTGCTGTTTACAACGATATGGGAAGCTGTAACCATACTGTGGTATTGTTCTATTGCCCAGACGTCATCATAATTATCAGCAATGCAGAACGCGTAAGGTAAACAATTTGGAGCGGCTAATGTAGCCTATTAGATGCCCCAGGGTACAAAAATGTCCATGtcaaatggatttttttttcctcacatAACATTAACAATGTAGTCATATTTGATGGCAAACCACCTAAAGATTTTGGTGATGTTTAACAAAGCAAAGGTTGCCTGTTCCTGATTTTCCATCGCCATGTTTCCCACTGAGCAGTATTTGTGCGTTACGAGGATGCTCAGGAAATCGGCTGAGAAACTGACGCCTATTCTAGCGTTAGACAAAATGATTCTCCCTTGAATTCTCCATTGAGACGTTTGATCATTGTCTTTTGAATTCAGTATTTTTTAGCGTCGACAGTCCACCTTTTGCTGTGTAGGCTAGATATATAATATAActacacatatatttatatgtatatatatatattttttttttaatctatatTTATAGTcgtttttattatatatataaaatatatataatgcaATATAATATAtcatgtaatataatatatcaTGTAAAATAGCTGTAATAACCAgtaagggggagggggataTACTATGACTATTTATAGTACCACGAGCGCAAATGTCATGCTAAGTGATTCTCTCCGGTGATGTGGAGATGGGTGTTGCTTCGTATCTGTTAGGTGTTGCTTCGTATCTGAAATGACGTGGTGGGAAGCATCACCAACTAAGATTGTCCACGAGCTCTctttatatggcttttccttCGCTGGCCAAGGTGCTGAAACCCTCTTCATCATTGATGTAACTGTGAAGTGAAGCTAAGCCCGAACGGTTAtttcatttaaatacatttttgatcTCCTATACACCATCTGTAGCCTATATGCTGTTGTTATAAGCTCACTTCATATATGGTGAACCAAGAATCAGTATTGATAGGTTTCTTGCAATATTCAGAACAATCTTGCAATGACAATCCTGGTTATCATTGTTGGTCTTTAAATATAGCCTACCTGACTACACCCTGCATTGGTTCTGTTAGAGTTTTGGCCTGTTCACCACAGTGCATTAAGTAGTCTCATTTTATTAAGCTTGTTCTCGTAGTTTTGCACTGCTGTAGTTGTCACTTTACCTTTTAAGAGGCTTTAGCCTGGTCATGTCTGCAAATGCCTGAACACGATCAGGTCATGTTTATTGCAATGCTGCCAGGTTCAAACCTAAGGGTGTTGGGCTTTCTCTTATATGTCAGTGCATGTCCGTAATATCTGGTTAGTAATTCTACTatgccctgtgtgtttgtattcctGTGTTCTGTAGATTTGTGATATCTGAATTGAGTGTCAGTTTACTCACATCatgcatgtgttgtgtatgtgtgtttgtcatttatttgttttacagGGTCCCTGCGGGTGCTGGGACCAGCAAGGGCCCCACCGGTCTGAGCAAGAGCCGTACAGTTGATGCTTTTGCTGAAGGTCCACCCTCGAAGCCAAAACCTGGGCGTAGCCCTTCATCCCTCAGCCTCTTTGAGAGCCGTTTCAAGCAGGAGCCAAAGGATCCCTCGGAGTCCAGGACCAGCATGTTCTCCTCTGGGTTTCTAAGTGGGGCCAACCCCTTGAGTGCGGTCTCCTCTGCTGTGTCGTCCTCAGCTGCTAACATCTCCAAACTAAATCCTTTTGGagacgaagaagaagaggaacttGCTGCCAAACAAGCCGGTAAAACTGGAGGTCCACAAGGGCCAAGGAAAGGCCCCCAGCAGCAAGGACCAAGACCACCTCAAGGACAAGGGCCACCTCAAGGACAAGGGCCACCCAAAGGTCAAGGACCGTCTCAGCAAGGGCCACCCAAAGGTCAAGGACCCTCTCAGCAGGGGCCACCTCAAGGACAAGGGCCACCCAAAGGTCAGGGGCCACCTCAAGGACAAGGGCCCTCTCAGCAAGGGCCACCCAAAGGCCAGGGGCCACCTCAAGGACAAGGGCCACCCAAAGGCCAGGGACCGTCTCAGCAGGGGCCACCTCAAGGACAAGGGCCACCCAAAGGTCAAGGACCCTCTCAGCAGGGGCCACCTCAAGGACAAGGGCCACCCAAAGGCCAGGGACCCACTCAGCAAGGGCCACCCAAAGGCCAGGGACCCACTCAACAACGAGGAGGACAGCCCCCACAGGGACCAGGCAAACCCGGTGGCCCTGGGCCCCAACAGCAGGGGCCCCTCAGGTCTGGAGGCCCTCCTCCACAACAGGGTCCACCGAAGGGGGACTCCCTGCAGCAGGGCCCCAATAAGAGCGGTCCCCAGCCGGGACCAGGGCCCCAACAGAAAGGGCCACCAGGGCCCCAACAGAAAGGGCCACCAGGTCCAGGTGGGCCGGCAAAGAATGCATCTCCCACTGACAAGTCTAGAGCCACACTCTGTCCACTCTGCAAAGCCACCGAGTTGAATCTTCAGGCCAAAGACCAGCCGCCCAACTTCAACACCTGCACCCAATGCTCCCAGCAGGTGTGCAGCCTGTGTGGCTTCAGCCCCCCGGACACCGCGGTAAGAGAGAATTTAGGGAAAGCTGAAAATAACTCACTGAGCTCACTGCTGaactcttttgttttttaagaATCGTGTTATGATCATAGCAAATATCTTACTCATGATATTCCAATCAAAGCTGATGTGGTCAGAGATATTTTATCATCATCAAAAAAAGGTCTCAATTGTGAAGATATCACAGTTTAGGTGTGGGTATCCTTAACTCCATCACTTCTTCACTTCCGTTTGTTTGGAAAGCGGACTGTTTTAGATACTGTGATGGAGGATGAACTCATGCTTTTCTACCTAGGGGGGATTGAGGAAACATATGGGCTCTGGGGAGGTAATCAAGGTGGCTTACGTTGCAGGAAGTCATGCTCCCTGTTCTCAAACCCCTACCAATCTACAAGCCATACATATAGCAACACCGCAATTGTTGTATATCCTAGTTCTGAAagatacacatgcaaacagctAAATTAATAGGTTTTAAAGGGGGAGCTCTCTGATATGTAGCTCAGCGGTGGCTGAATGCCAGTGAAAGGCTGATAGTTTGTTTCCTGTGAGCCTGGTGGACACAGTTAGTTTGTTTCCTGTGAGCCTGGTGGACACAGTTTAAATTCTGGCAGTTTCCTGTGAGCCTGGTGAACACAGTTTAAATGATGGCAGTTTGTTTACTGTGAGCCTGGTGGACACAGTTTAAATTCTGGTCAGGGCAGCTGCCAAAGTTTACTCAGCCAGAGTGTTCAGACAGCCCCACTTCTCCCAGCGTCCCTCTTTTTGAGGTTTATAATATTCCATAAATTATCCTGGATTTTGTGTTGCCCTTTATTTGCTCTTTGCTCAGAAGAAGATCTGTAGAtgtgttacacacatacatattgcagcgtcatgctgtgtgttgtgttgggatGCTATGAAACACAGACAAGCTTGTCCTGTAGTTAATTGACATTTACACGGTTGCAGAAGCTTGTATTACATGATTGAATTACAAGGCCAaccaaaaatgtacatttacagatGTGGGTCTTGTACCTAAGCTCAGCCAACTTGAACCTTAACGGCTGTGTATAGCCTTGTATGTAAGCATAAAATAAAGGTGCTACAGTATATGGGTCATTCCATACCAACTCATTTAGACTCTCACAGGTCTGGAAATTACTCTCATGTAAACAACAATTTGTGGAATGTGTCAATTAGATTGATGTAGTTGTACAAAATCCTTAAAATGTTGCCACACCTGGGGTTATTTTAGTTGGGGATATTGGAAATGTAGGCCAAATTTTGCAAGGTGACCAAAAAAAACTAAGATATTCTGAGATGGTCAATTGCGAGGCTCCAGGTGAATCCGCACTGCATGACTCTGAGAAGCATTTTATGTCAACTTATTCTGGTTTGGTAATTTTTTGTAATATTTTAGTACAAACAGATAGAAATAGAAATTGCACCGTTCTCATAAATGTAGTTGGCTCTGAGCTTTctatgtttatgtgagtgtgtgaaaggggGTGGTGGGATATTTTAGACATGGCTTTGAGTTAAAGGGTacatgtgtctgactgtgtttgtATTCTGCTTGCAGGGTAAGGAGTGGCTCTGTCTTAACTGTCAGATGCAGCGAGCTCTTGGGGAAGCCGAGAACCCTGGTCCCCCCAAGATGAAACCACAGCCCTCAAAGGAGGGTTCTGCGCCACCCTCTCCACAGAGAAAAGAGGCTACAAATACAGGACCGCCTCCCAAGGGTGGGTCCAAGAGACCTCCAATGCTGACCAAACAGAAGAGCATCGTTGATTCAGGGAAAATAGGGACACCGCCAATAACTCCCAAACTGAAATCTCCTGGTCCATTGAGTCCAAATGCTCCACTAAGTCCCAGAGGCCCATTAGGGTCCCAGCCAGGGTCCCAGCCAGGGTCCCAGCCAGGGTCTCGGCCAGGGTCTCAGCCAGGGTCTCCAGGGCCTAGAGGTGGTCAAAAAATAGACCCGAAAACTGGCCGTCCAATGCAACAGCAGCAGGGATCTCCTGCCAGATCTGCTCCCCCACCTAAACAAGACACAGGCTTTTTTGGAGGCTTTGGATTGGGAGGGTTGACTGACATGGCAAAACCTCCTGCTACTGCCAGCCAAGCTGCAGATTCAGTCACAGGGAAGCTGTTTGGTGGCTTCGGAGGCTCCAAACCCCAGTCAGCCACTTCCTCTCAGCCCACAGGGAAGATGTTTGGTGGGCTGGGCGGTCTTACAGATGTCAAAAAGCCCCCTGGGGCTGACGCTGTGTCAGGGAAGATGTTTGGGTTTGGGTCCTCTCTTCTCAGCTCAGCCACCAATATGATGTCCTCCAACCCAGAAGATGAAACTGCAGACTCACCGCCAGGTTCACCCCCAGATTCCCCTGTGGACTCTGGCGCAGATACACCACCGGGGTCTCCCCCAGACTCTGGGTCAGATTCCCCCCCTGACACTCCACCGGCCACCTCGAAGAAGGCCCCGACGACTGATCCTGTGGTGGGGCCTGAGGAAGCCCCCCCTCCAGCTCCAGTCCCTGCGAGCGAGACACCGTCCAGCTGCCCTCTGTGTAAGACGCAGCTGAATATGGGATCAGGGGATGCACCCAATTACAGCACCTGCACTGACTGCAAGAACACTGTGTGCAGCTTATGTGGGTTCAACCCGATGCCCCATCTTGGAGAGGTGAGTttgtcattttctttgtttacatttgaaaCATATCTTCTCACGTGCACTCCAGGCAAAATATAACATTGTGTAAAATGTGCGAAACTTCAAGTCATATTAAGATTACAGGTTAGCCTCAGACAGATACATGCCTTCATGGCAGACTACACAAAAACGGCTGCGCTTTCAACTAGTCCTTTCACGATAAAGATTGTATAAAGGTTGATATAAAGGTTTTACTATAAATGTGGATTTTATTTAGTGAAAACGTTCCTTTTTTCATATGGATTTGATTAATATCAGCACTGCTTCCTTATACAGCTACAGTATATGCAACAGCTAATTATTTGTCGCATTtgatgttttctcttttgtagCTACTTGTTTATATTCCACTCTACCTCCGTTGTACATTGTTTTGGACAGAAATGTATAAATGAATACGTGTAAACAGTTAGACAGTAGCTATTGGAGTAAATGTTGGTAAAGTACCACTGTTGCTCTCTGTTCAGTAATGATGTCCTGTGAAGAACCCGGTTCCTGTGAAGTAGCTTGTTAAGAGTGTAGAATGAAGATGTCCTTTAACAACTAACAGGCCATTCATTTGATGCCTTGATGTATATGATAATTGGAAATGTAACCCAAAGTCAAAGAATGAAATATCCCCATCAAATGAGTTACTACATTTCAATGCCTCATCTCAATATGAAAAAGTTCTCCAGATTGGACCTCTTCCTCCTGGAAAAATATCATAAATTGAACTGGTCTGAACAATGGTCAGAACTCCCTATTGACCAGATGTTGAGCTTAGAAGAACGTTTGTATCTCTTACTGGCACATTCTGAATAGTCAGACTTTTTTCCATATTTATTTCTAGTTTAGGAAGACTGTTCATTGTTAATCCAGGATCTGATTCAGTAGATACTTCAAAGCTATAGTAATTCTATGCtgaaactcaaacacatacatattgtgTACGTCGTCCATATACGCAGTCCAGCATCTCCAGATTAGGTCAAAGAAAGGCCTTTCTAAAGCATGACCTCCTGCTGTACAGGCTTGAAATGCTTGATACTTGACACTATAATCCCACATCCGTGGATGAGCGtgttgttggggtgggggtgggggtgggggtggggctgggggtggggctgAAATCATAGGCAGGGATTGGATGTGTCTCAGACGGCTTCATAGGACTCAAATGAAAGTTGGACTAGAATGGAAAATGCAGATACTGACTGCCTGAAAGATTGCTATGTTTTGTGGCCGTAGTTTGGTAGCATTGTggatgaatttttttttattgtcattgcacagagtacaacgAAATGCAAATTGTAAAAAATACTTAAGATGTAAGATGTTATTTATTAAGATTTATTTAACATATTACCTGCTATGATGGGGCCCACCAAAGTAGTTACAGACGGGGCTATAAAATAATATCTGTTTTATGGCTGTTTGCATTTTTGAAGTATTGTAGACTTTATTCAAtccattttgtatttttcactGAATTTAGGCTGCATTTGAAACATGCACCATGGTCTTTGTTAAGAGTTcaggaaatatttgttttttccTGAGAAACAGAGGCAGTTTGGTGGAGCTCACATGCTTGGTGCTAAGTGCATGATGGGTTTAGGGAAGTTACCCCCGCACGGGCTAACTAATCTCAGAAGAAGTCTATTTCAGGTCAAGCGAAGGGGATTACACTGAACACATCCGGCTCCACCTCACAGGGCAGAGCAGCACCTTCAACCCATATCCACCACAGAGTTTCAAATCCCTATCTCTCCATGGATGTGtttacacggacacacatagtGGAAAAGGCGGCTCTCTGTTTCCATGCTTTTTATTATGATAAAAGATTAAGATTAAGTGAAATCACAGAATATGTTAGTTAGAGGGATCATCCTCTAAGAAGATTCCATTTGATTAATCTGCCTTATTTTCAGATTATAGTCAACAAGGGCAGGTCTGTGGCATGACGGAGCCACGGTTTGGATTAAGCACAGATGTTTAAAATCTGCTTCACATTTCAGTTGATGTGGTCAGTGATCTGAACTGATACTGAAGCAAAGCCatttatttgatacatttggaTTACATGTGCTTTATTGATCCTTCATGGGAAATTCTTTGTCATGTGTGCAATAAATGAAATGGCAATGGCATCGGTTGTGCGACAATTGTGAGTTGTGGGCAGATTTCTCAGGGATGGCCCACACATCAAGTCTGTCAAATAATAGACTAGGCT
The sequence above is drawn from the Clupea harengus chromosome 16, Ch_v2.0.2, whole genome shotgun sequence genome and encodes:
- the LOC116224182 gene encoding protein piccolo-like isoform X2, with product MGNEASLEGGEGSLSELPEGISADGKGGFVRTSTGEKADLTHLSEEERSQLAAAMSRVPGGLAGCGRDAATSRVPAGAGTSKGPTGLSKSRTVDAFAEGPPSKPKPGRSPSSLSLFESRFKQEPKDPSESRTSMFSSGFLSGANPLSAVSSAVSSSAANISKLNPFGDEEEEELAAKQAGKTGGPQGPRKGPQQQGPRPPQGQGPPQGQGPPKGQGPSQQGPPKGQGPSQQGPPQGQGPPKGQGPPQGQGPSQQGPPKGQGPPQGQGPPKGQGPSQQGPPQGQGPPKGQGPSQQGPPQGQGPPKGQGPTQQGPPKGQGPTQQRGGQPPQGPGKPGGPGPQQQGPLRSGGPPPQQGPPKGDSLQQGPNKSGPQPGPGPQQKGPPGPQQKGPPGPGGPAKNASPTDKSRATLCPLCKATELNLQAKDQPPNFNTCTQCSQQVCSLCGFSPPDTAGKEWLCLNCQMQRALGEAENPGPPKMKPQPSKEGSAPPSPQRKEATNTGPPPKGGSKRPPMLTKQKSIVDSGKIGTPPITPKLKSPGPLSPNAPLSPRGPLGSQPGSQPGSQPGSRPGSQPGSPGPRGGQKIDPKTGRPMQQQQGSPARSAPPPKQDTGFFGGFGLGGLTDMAKPPATASQAADSVTGKLFGGFGGSKPQSATSSQPTGKMFGGLGGLTDVKKPPGADAVSGKMFGFGSSLLSSATNMMSSNPEDETADSPPGSPPDSPVDSGADTPPGSPPDSGSDSPPDTPPATSKKAPTTDPVVGPEEAPPPAPVPASETPSSCPLCKTQLNMGSGDAPNYSTCTDCKNTVCSLCGFNPMPHLGENEWVCLNCQTQRALSGQLGDMPPSPKPSPAKQPMKPASKPSSPTSSPVPPPASPIPDAPPSPASKAPAASAEKNTDATSQPKDKEPHNEHGDESAVTQGSSPTSPSDLAKLESTVLPLLEAQSTTGVRDDLEKSNELGKGRRRLEVLPMSPEPSSEDDGPGRNSEGEERYHCDRRPQDRAENTVGHN
- the LOC116224182 gene encoding protein piccolo-like isoform X1; its protein translation is MGNEASLEGGEGSLSELPEGISADGKGGFVRTSTGEKADLTHLSEEERSQLAAAMSRVPGGLAGCGRDAATSRVPAGAGTSKGPTGLSKSRTVDAFAEGPPSKPKPGRSPSSLSLFESRFKQEPKDPSESRTSMFSSGFLSGANPLSAVSSAVSSSAANISKLNPFGDEEEEELAAKQAGKTGGPQGPRKGPQQQGPRPPQGQGPPQGQGPPKGQGPSQQGPPKGQGPSQQGPPQGQGPPKGQGPPQGQGPSQQGPPKGQGPPQGQGPPKGQGPSQQGPPQGQGPPKGQGPSQQGPPQGQGPPKGQGPTQQGPPKGQGPTQQRGGQPPQGPGKPGGPGPQQQGPLRSGGPPPQQGPPKGDSLQQGPNKSGPQPGPGPQQKGPPGPQQKGPPGPGGPAKNASPTDKSRATLCPLCKATELNLQAKDQPPNFNTCTQCSQQVCSLCGFSPPDTAGKEWLCLNCQMQRALGEAENPGPPKMKPQPSKEGSAPPSPQRKEATNTGPPPKGGSKRPPMLTKQKSIVDSGKIGTPPITPKLKSPGPLSPNAPLSPRGPLGSQPGSQPGSQPGSRPGSQPGSPGPRGGQKIDPKTGRPMQQQQGSPARSAPPPKQDTGFFGGFGLGGLTDMAKPPATASQAADSVTGKLFGGFGGSKPQSATSSQPTGKMFGGLGGLTDVKKPPGADAVSGKMFGFGSSLLSSATNMMSSNPEDETADSPPGSPPDSPVDSGADTPPGSPPDSGSDSPPDTPPATSKKAPTTDPVVGPEEAPPPAPVPASETPSSCPLCKTQLNMGSGDAPNYSTCTDCKNTVCSLCGFNPMPHLGENEWVCLNCQTQRALSGQLGDMPPSPKPSPAKQPMKPASKPSSPTSSPVPPPASPIPDAPPSPASKAPAASAEVSPSIDNAQAKQPQLDETVDPRPTAQAAAAATAVEEEPLPESKTEKNTDATSQPKDKEPHNEHGDESAVTQGSSPTSPSDLAKLESTVLPLLEAQSTTGVRDDLEKSNELGKGRRRLEVLPMSPEPSSEDDGPGRNSEGEERYHCDRRPQDRAENTVGHN